One segment of Streptomyces sp. NBC_00576 DNA contains the following:
- a CDS encoding SCO2195 family GlnR-regulated protein, with product MQTAPVRATPIPSFTGALRAVESLLMNSGQRTARQNAWTSVLEDRRRAKDRVEAQRVLEQALATRS from the coding sequence ATGCAGACCGCACCCGTCCGCGCCACACCCATCCCGTCGTTCACCGGCGCACTGCGCGCAGTCGAGTCGTTGCTCATGAACAGCGGCCAGCGCACCGCCCGCCAGAACGCCTGGACCTCCGTCCTGGAGGACCGCCGTCGCGCCAAGGACCGGGTCGAGGCGCAGCGCGTCCTCGAACAGGCCCTGGCCACCCGTTCCTGA
- the lipA gene encoding lipoyl synthase, which produces MSAVAPDGRKMLRLEVRNAQTPIERKPEWIKTRAKMGPEYTKMQNLVKSEGLHTVCQEAGCPNIYECWEDREATFLIGGDQCTRRCDFCQIDTGKPEALDRDEPRRVGESVVTMDLNYATITGVARDDLEDGGAWLYAETVRQIHQQTEGREGGRTKVELLAPDFNAVPELLAEVFSSRPEVFAHNVETVPRIFKRIRPGFRYDRSLKVITDARDYGLVTKSNLILGMGETREEVSEALRQLHEAGCELITITQYLRPTVRHHPVERWVKPHEFVELKEEAEQIGFSGVMSGPLVRSSYRAGRLYQMAIELRQSAAPQRGGAYIASQAV; this is translated from the coding sequence GTGTCCGCAGTCGCACCCGACGGACGCAAGATGCTGCGCCTGGAGGTCCGGAACGCCCAGACCCCCATCGAGCGCAAGCCCGAGTGGATCAAGACCCGGGCGAAAATGGGCCCCGAGTACACGAAGATGCAGAACCTCGTGAAGAGCGAGGGCCTGCACACCGTCTGCCAGGAAGCCGGTTGCCCCAACATCTACGAGTGCTGGGAGGACCGCGAGGCCACCTTCCTCATCGGCGGTGACCAGTGCACCCGGCGCTGCGACTTCTGCCAGATCGACACCGGCAAGCCCGAGGCTCTCGACCGTGACGAGCCCCGCCGCGTCGGGGAGTCCGTGGTCACGATGGACCTCAACTACGCCACCATCACCGGCGTCGCCCGCGACGACCTGGAGGACGGCGGCGCCTGGCTGTACGCCGAGACCGTGCGCCAGATCCATCAGCAGACCGAGGGGCGCGAGGGCGGGCGTACGAAGGTCGAGCTGCTCGCGCCCGACTTCAACGCCGTACCGGAGCTGCTGGCCGAGGTCTTCTCCTCCCGGCCCGAGGTCTTCGCGCACAACGTCGAGACGGTCCCCCGCATCTTCAAGCGCATCCGCCCCGGCTTCCGTTACGACCGTTCCCTCAAGGTCATCACCGACGCCCGCGACTACGGTCTGGTCACGAAGTCGAACCTGATCCTCGGCATGGGCGAGACCCGCGAGGAGGTCAGCGAGGCGCTGCGCCAGCTGCACGAGGCCGGGTGCGAGCTGATCACCATCACGCAGTACCTGCGTCCGACCGTCCGGCACCACCCCGTGGAGCGCTGGGTCAAGCCGCACGAGTTCGTCGAACTGAAGGAGGAGGCCGAGCAGATCGGCTTCTCCGGGGTCATGTCCGGCCCGCTGGTGCGTTCCTCGTACCGCGCCGGCCGCCTTTACCAGATGGCCATCGAGCTGCGTCAATCAGCTGCTCCGCAGCGGGGCGGTGCATACATCGCCTCGCAAGCGGTGTGA
- the lipB gene encoding lipoyl(octanoyl) transferase LipB: MGFGADGIDYVDYQAAWDEQRRVHAARFADEIPDTCLLLEHRPVYTAGRRTDPSERPLDGTPVIDVDRGGKITWHGPGQLVGYPIQKLPRPVDVVAHVRRLEDALIRTCAEFGVETSRVEGRSGVWVLGDPVEQRAASLGGLSLDLDPRLTDDEFDPRLNGPEYAPSNAGQRREDRKVAAIGIRVAKGVTMHGFSLNVNPDNVWFDRIIPCGIRDAGVTSLTNELGRDVTVGEVLPVVERHLRDVLESAELRARVVERASA, encoded by the coding sequence ATGGGATTCGGCGCCGACGGCATCGACTACGTCGACTACCAGGCGGCCTGGGACGAGCAGCGCCGGGTGCACGCGGCCCGCTTCGCGGACGAGATCCCCGACACCTGCCTGCTCCTCGAACACCGGCCGGTCTACACGGCCGGTCGGCGCACCGACCCGAGCGAGCGCCCCCTCGACGGAACTCCGGTCATCGACGTCGACCGCGGCGGCAAGATCACCTGGCACGGCCCCGGCCAGCTGGTGGGCTACCCCATCCAGAAGCTGCCGCGTCCGGTGGACGTCGTGGCGCATGTCCGGCGGCTGGAGGACGCACTGATCCGTACCTGTGCGGAGTTCGGGGTGGAGACGTCGCGGGTGGAGGGGCGCAGCGGGGTGTGGGTGCTGGGCGATCCGGTCGAGCAGCGGGCCGCCTCGCTCGGCGGCCTCTCGCTGGACCTGGACCCGCGCCTGACGGACGACGAGTTCGATCCTCGGCTGAACGGCCCCGAGTACGCGCCGTCGAACGCCGGGCAGCGGCGGGAGGACCGGAAGGTGGCGGCGATCGGGATCCGGGTGGCCAAGGGGGTCACAATGCACGGCTTCTCGCTGAACGTGAACCCGGACAATGTCTGGTTCGACCGGATCATTCCGTGCGGAATCCGGGATGCCGGGGTGACGTCGCTCACGAACGAGCTGGGGCGGGATGTGACCGTGGGAGAGGTTCTGCCGGTGGTGGAGCGGCATCTGCGGGATGTGCTGGAGAGCGCGGAGCTGCGGGCTCGGGTGGTGGAGCGGGCGTCGGCGTGA